The sequence TCTGTATACTTGGCTTTGAGTATTCTGCTCTCTAGCTAGATCTTGCTGTTCTCATACTTGGCTCTGTTTACTGAATATAGCGAAATGTTGGCTCTGTATACTTGCTGCTCTCTAGCTAGATCTTGGATGTTACCTTGAATGTCTAAACTGGTTGAGCTATTGTTGCAACTTGATGTTCTCATACTTGTTTAAGTCTCTAAGCTGTGATGTTACCTTGAATGGTATGTGATGCTTGAATCAATGACATTTGTTTGATCCTAATTAGCTAGGATCAACATGGCACCTATCTTAGTCCTAATTATCTAGGATCAATGATGTTGAACTGAGTTCTATGGTTACTTTTGAATATATTCATACTTTTTATTACTCTCTGAGCTGTCGATCAATGGTATGTGATGTTTCAATGCCTCTGGGTGGCGCATCTCTTGTATGTCGCAGCCGTGGCTCGTGTAAGAATTTGTTATCATATATTTGCAACTAGCACATCACTATGTTAAAATTGTTATGTTCTGAGCTATAGATCAATGTTCTATGATGCTAATATGCCTCTGAGCTATAGATCAATGTTCTATGATGCTAATATGCCTCTGAGCTATAGATCAATGTTCTATGATGCTAATATGCCTCTGAGCTATACATCTGAGCCAACTTAGACCTCTAATCTCATTTTTTCTATTTTATCACTCTAGCAATGAATCCTGCTATTGCACGCCGTCGGCTAATTGCAAAGGCAGTGGTCCTTGTAGCAGTTATGTCAGCTTGGTTGGATGCATGGTTGAGGCACCGACTGCATGCTAGGAGGTGTATCACTTATGGCCCAATGCACCAAAGAGACCAAGAGAGGCAAAACAACCTGAGATTCATTTATGAATCCACTGATGTTGAGTGTGCTGACTTACTCAGGATGAGAAGAGCCCCTTTTATGCAGTTGTGTGACCTTTTTCGCACTAGGCAACTATTGAGAGATAGCATTCATAGCTCAGTAGAGGAGCAGGTTGCCATGTTTTTACATGTGGTAGGTCATAACCAAAGGTTTAGAGTTATACACATGACCTTTCGAAGGTCTATTGAGACCATTAGCAGATACTTCAAGGAAGTATTGTATGCTGTTGGTGAACTGAGGAATGAGATGATCTTGCCACCTTCAACTGCTACACCAACCAAAATTAGAGATAGCCACAGATGGTACCCATATTTCAAGGTCAGCCAAATCCAAACACACCACTACTTTTCATGTTGGGTTTGTAGTAACAAATGTTTGCCCCAATGTGTAGGACTGTATTGGTGCCATTGATGGCACTCATGTGCTAGCAAGAGTTCCTAGAAATCAGAGGGCTGCCTTCCTTGGTAGGAAACACACCACAACACAGAACATCTTAGCTGCTGTAGACTTTGATCTAAGGTTTACATATGTTCTTGCTGGCTGGGAGGGATCAGCACATGATGCCCTTATCCTTGCTGATGCCCTTGAGAGAGAAGATGGTCTAAAAGTGCCCCAAGGTAAAAACTAGTTTCCTTGGTATCCCCTAATATTGGTCTACAATGCCCTAATATATGATATATGATGTTAGGTAAATTTTACCTTGTGGATGCTGGTTATGCTGTCAGACCTGGGTTTTTACCCCCTTATCGTGCCACACGGTACCACTTGAGTGAATATGGGGGGAGGAATCCACAGAACCCCAAAGAGCTCTTCAACCTTAGACATTCATCACTAAGGGTGACAATAGAGAGGGCCTTTGGTGCTTTGAAGAACAGATTCAAAATATTATACAACAAACCTTTCCATCCATACAAGACACAAGTAAAGCTAGTCCTAGCCTGTTGTATCCTCCACAACTGGATTCTTCGTCATGGGAATGATGAACATATTCCACTGGAAGAAACATGGGCTGCAAATCAAGTTCATGAGGAAGCTCCCCATGACCTTGTCATGGACAATGCTGCATGGTCTGCTACCAGGGACAATTGGGCTCAACAAATGTGGCAGAATAGGGCCTCACATAGGGGATAATggtcattatgtattgtgctaaGTTGGCTGAGAACATTGTCTATTAGCAATGATGAACTATCTACAATTTTGAACTCACTTTCTTTGTGCTAAGTTGGCTGAGAACATTGTCTATTAGCAATGATGAACTATCTTCAATTTTGAACTCACTTTCTTTGTGCTAAGTTCCTTTATGTGATGTGCTCAGTTGCAATGATGACATTACTTAGATCCTGATACCATTGTCGACTAGCAATGATGAACTTTCTTATGCTACTTCTACTATTTTGTTACTCTTCTATGCTACTTCTGCTATTTTCTTCTACTATCTCCCCCCTAATCTCTATCTCCCCCCTAATCTCTATCTCCCCCTAATCTTTTACTTGTTCCAGCTATGGCTGACATGGTCTCTGAGGTTGCTGGTCAGGGGGCTAGGCCTGCTCTTAGGTGGACTGCTGTAATGTCTGGGTTTGTTCTCCGTCGTTTTGTTGACTTGATAGGAAATGGGGTTAAGACTGACAAAGGTTTTAAGGAAATCCACCTTAACTCTGTTGCTAAAAATGTATCTGAGTTCTGTGGCCAAGAAGTAACAGGCCAACAAGTGTACAATCACCTTCGTAAGTGGAGGTCTAGGTGGGTCAAGGTTTGCAAACTGAAGGACATTAGTGGCGCTCTTTGGGATGAGGATAACTTTGTCATAAGCTTAGAAGAGGGTCATTATGCTGCTTACATCAAGGTTAGGACCAATACCTTCTATTTTTCTAACCTGTTAATGCCACTCTTCCACTTCAAATTCCCTTGTTCTAACTTGAGTTGCTAACTCAATAGGATCACCCAAAAGATGCTGATTACCTCAATAGGCCCATAGAGAACTATATGCCTATGCAAATCATATTTGGAAGTGGGGTTGCCACAGGTAAGTTTGCAATGGGTTCAAATGAGCCTTTGGGCAAGCCAACTGACATTGTTGACATCCTAGATGATGGCATTGAAGTGACCTCAAAGTTTGTTGATTGTTCCAATCTAACTAACAAGGGGAAGACTGTTGACAAGGGTACCCCTGGTGAGTCCAATGATAACAAGCCCAACTTAGGGAAGAGGAAGAGGTTCATGACTGATGAGGATgttgctgtgttcaatgggatgaaACAAGCTGTTTCAGATGTTGCTGCTGCTGTCCGTGAAAGCATCCATGCTGAAGCAGCACCTGGGATCTACAATGCTGTAATCAATTGTCCTGGGTTCTCTAGGGAGGCTCTCATGTATGCCCTAAACCACATGATGGAGCACAAGGCCACCTCCCTGGTGTTCCTGGACATGACTCCTGATGATCGTGACCTATGGCTCAAGACTTTCCTAGCCAAGCACTACCACAACTGATGTGATCTGATCTGTCTAAGAACAATGATGTATCCCTGAGTTCTATGGGTGTATGGGTTTAGGACATCTATATTGTCTAAGAACAGATTTGGTCCACCTGCTCTATTCCATCTATCCTAGATGCTACTTAAGAACAATGATGTATCCCTGAGTTCTATGGGTTTCCCTGTTTAAGAACAGATATGCTATAGTTTATCTGATGTGTCTCTCCTTTATCCTGATTAAaaacagatttggtacttgagaaCAATGATGTTTCCCTGTTTGAGAACTGATATGCTACACTTGATCTGATGTGTGTGTCCTTTATGCCAATGATGATAACAAAAGTGAATATTAAGCCTACTCAGTTAGCCAGCCACTAATGACAGtcatttatgttgttttgctGTTTTTGGTGTTTAAGAACAGATATGCTACACTTGATCTGGTTTTGGTTTTTGAGAACTGATACTCCCATCTTGACCTGATGCTATTTGGTTTAAGAACAGATTCTGTTCTGTCATCTTGAGCTAGTTACACTGTCATGTGTGGTTCTGTTCTGTCATGTGTGGTTCTGTTCTGTCATCTTGAGCTGGTTACACTGTCATGTGTGGTTCTGTTCTGTCATCTTGAGCTGGTTTTAGAACAATGATGAACTGGTTACAATGATGAACTGTTCTGTCATCTTGTTCTGTCATCTTGAGCTGAACTGAATATCTAGTAGCTGGCTACACTGTCATGTAGGATCATTTTTGATGAGATGAGGCTAATATTAATAACTATTTCAGATTTACCCTTGATCTGTTTAGCTGGCTAATATCAATTTTTCTGATTTTGAGTTACTTGTAACTGATGGTTTTCTTGTAACTGAATTTTAACTGATGGCATTTGCTGCACTTGATCTAAGAACAGAATTTTAACTGATGGTATTTGCTGCACTTGATCTAAGAACAAAATTTTAAGTGATGGTTTTCTTGTAACTGATGGTTTTCTTGGTGTTTGAGAAGTGAGAACAGAATTTTTGGTGTTTGAGAACTAAGAACAGATACTCCTATCTCTGGCTACACTGTTTTTGGGACCAAGCCAAATTTTTGATTCAGCTGTTGTAATCCAAGCCAAATTACAACAGAACAGTGTAATTTTTGGGACCAAGCTAAATTTTTGATTCTGCACTTGATCTCGCTGTTGTAATCCAGATTACAGTGCGAAATTTGTAATTGTTTTGAAATTTGTAAGTGTTTTATAACTGTGTAAATTTGTAATTGTTCTATTTTATAACTGTGTAAATTTGTAATTGTTTTGAAATGTGTTTTAGTTTATGGCATTGTAATTTATAACTGATTAGATATGTAGTTGAGTCGTGCAACAAAACAGTAAACCAAACAGAGGCTCTGCTGATCCTGGTTAATTGTGGACAAACAACCAAACAAGTAGAGTTGTTTTGATTTGCACGAATGCATGCAGGCTATGCCCAGCCTGCATCTGGGCTTTGACCAGGATATGCTGGTCCTGACAACCAAACACACGGATCGTGAATTGTGTGCGTTGGGAGGCGCTCTAGTGCGCAGCTCCACCGTCGGCCATGCGGACACCTCAACATCGTGCGCCTAGCCTACGCACGACAGTCGCATCGTTTATGTGGCTCACAAGCATACGCTCGTCGCCAGCTAGCA is a genomic window of Zea mays cultivar B73 chromosome 5, Zm-B73-REFERENCE-NAM-5.0, whole genome shotgun sequence containing:
- the LOC103628452 gene encoding uncharacterized protein; translated protein: MADMVSEVAGQGARPALRWTAVMSGFVLRRFVDLIGNGVKTDKGFKEIHLNSVAKNVSEFCGQEVTGQQVYNHLRKWRSRWVKVCKLKDISGALWDEDNFVISLEEGHYAAYIKDHPKDADYLNRPIENYMPMQIIFGSGVATGKFAMGSNEPLGKPTDIVDILDDGIEVTSKFVDCSNLTNKGKTVDKGTPGESNDNKPNLGKRKRFMTDEDVAVFNGMKQAVSDVAAAVRESIHAEAAPGIYNAVINCPGFSREALMYALNHMMEHKATSLVFLDMTPDDRDLWLKTFLAKHYHN
- the LOC111589321 gene encoding protein ALP1-like, with amino-acid sequence MTFRRSIETISRYFKEVLYAVGELRNEMILPPSTATPTKIRDSHRWYPYFKDCIGAIDGTHVLARVPRNQRAAFLGRKHTTTQNILAAVDFDLRFTYVLAGWEGSAHDALILADALEREDGLKVPQGKFYLVDAGYAVRPGFLPPYRATRYHLSEYGGRNPQNPKELFNLRHSSLRVTIERAFGALKNRFKILYNKPFHPYKTQVKLVLACCILHNWILRHGNDEHIPLEETWAANQVHEEAPHDLVMDNAAWSATRDNWAQQMWQNRASHRG